tcctgggagctcgagttttatttttggaatgcaggggcaggggcaggggcaggcccttcagccccttgaGATTCCTGCACCATTGAATCGGATCATGGCAggatcctctttttttttaattacctaCCCCCACCCCTCAACTCCTTTGGTAACCAGAAAACTATGAATCTCTATCTGACACAAACTGAATGCAAGACCCTGTGGTTTTCTGAAGCTGGCTTTTCTCAGTGCAGTCTCTTTGTGTTTTTTATTCTGGTTCAGTTTCTGATATCCATTTCCTTGAGGACACTTGCCTGTGAGCTGTCTGGTTCCCAAACACACACTGATGTCGCTCTGAAAATAGATCTGATATTCCCTGGTGAACGGAATGTAATTAGGGTGAGCACTAAGACCAGAGAAGGAACGTTAAAGGATTGGGAGATAATTACAGGACGATGTTGTGAGGTGAAATCACAAATAGATTTAATACCACCTTTTGACCTTCCATTGATCAGTCACGTAAGTCTGGTCAGTCAGCAGCTACACTGGCCTCTTGTTTCTGTACACCTTCCCAATGCTGCTGACACCAGCCTGTTAATGGATTTGGGGTGGACCACAGCCCCACAGAGAGAGATGGCAAGAGAAGAATGGGCCATTGTGCCACCCCCTCAGAATGCCTTCTACTCCACCAGCCCTCCCACCAAAGGCTTGAGGTGAGGTGCCTGAGGCTGACATTCCCTCCATGTTTCTGTTACCTACAGTTAAAAAAGACAACAAAAACACCAGACTTTCCCTCAAAGAGAGGCCTGAATCGAAGGCCCAAAGCCCTGGAACAGAAGAGGTCAGGATTGGAGGCATATTTACAGGTAAGGCCCAGAGAAAGCAAGACAGAGAGCACAATGCTGAgggggcgccgcactgtcggagggtcggcgctgagggggcgccgcactgtcggagggttcgGCGCTGAGGgggcaccgcactgtcggagggtcggcgctgagggggcgccgcactgtcggagggtcggcgctgagggggcgccgcactgtcggagggtcggcgctgagAGGCCGGTGTTTGGGGActgggccctgtatctaaaggTTTCAGGATGGTTGGAGCTGTGACAAGTGAGGTAACCAGGCAATGACCTTTTCTGTATACAGACaagtttttctgtctctctgtctgtctctctcagagTCTTGTGTGTGAATGCGACAATTGGACTTTGTCCCGGGAAATCCTCGACTTCCTGAACATCAAACACATCCCGGTCGGAAAGTCGCCTAATACAGTGAGGTCAGTGCCTGAAGGATTTATTGGTACATCATTTACTGCTGTTCCTGAACTATCAGAAACCCTATCAGTAATAACCCTGCTACTGCCCTCAGAGCCTGAGTGAACTGGGGAGTCAGGGTCACCTGGTTTGGACTGAGCCAAGGAAGAATTGCTTTGCACAGAGCGTGGGGAAGGTTTGGAATTGGCTACTTCAGGGGACTGTGGAGTCTCAGCTGTTGAGTGTTAAAGGCAGAGGTTCATGTTACTGTTGGGTGGGGTGTTGAAGAATATGGGGATGTTTGGGttaatgaaattaaaatcaaactgcccaacatttaaaagaacaggagaacaggctggaggggctgaatggccgcctcctggTCCTTTAACAACACACAGAAATTCAGAAGGATTAGTTTGAGTCGGGAACATTGTGACTCAAAATAACTCCCAAGTAATTTGAGGTTTTGCCGAGTTGGCATTAATGTGAGGGAACTGTCTCCTGCCTCTGTCTGGATTTGGCTGCACATTCCGCCACCTGGTGGTCACGGACAGAATGGCAGCTCCTGGTTCCCCAGACCAAGGGCTGAATCAGCTCACAAGTTGTCTGCCCAGTCTCcacactgtctccctctcccACATCTCCATATTGTCACTATTCCTTGTTTCCCCTTGCCTCAGTGCCTGGCCAGGGTTAAAAGGTCTCAGTGAAGGTGAAGACAGCTGCTCTGTTTGTGGTGTGGGTGCACAGACGGAGGGATCAGGGTGTTAGCGCACAAATTAGAGAGCGTGAAAGGTCCCCTGAAATTCCTGAATTCCAGTGCTTTCTTTATAAGTAGAGGAATGGGGCACAAAACCCAAGAAATTATTCTAAACCTCTGTCTGCTGGAAcatcagaaactgaggggtgaccttatagaggtttataaaataatgagggacatggttaCGGTGAATACACAAGTctaaaaccagaggacataggttgagggtgagagcagaaaagtttttttcatgcagagggtggtacgtgtatggaatgagctgccagaggaagtggtggaggctggtacaattacaacatttaaaaggcatctggatggatatatgaataggaagggtttagagggatttgtgccaaatgggactagatcattttaggatatctggttggcatggacgagttggaccgaagggtctttttttgtgctgtacatatctGTGACTCTGACAGGGATATAgggtacaagagcaaggaggtggtGATGGATTTGTCTAAGACCTTGGTTAGAGCTCAAAAAGAGTACGGTGTGCTGTCCTGAGCtccatattataggaaagatgtgaacacattAGAGATAGTGCAGAAGCAATTGACAAGAACAGTTCCTGGGATGAAAAGAGTTAGCGGAGAGGTTTTCAAAAGGGGTGTGGACAGAATAGACAAGAGAGAAAGGTTCCACCGCAGAGAGGATTGAGATCAaggaggcacagatttaaaacaactgacaaaagaagcaaatgtgctGAGGAAGAGCTTTTTCATGCAGCACCTGGTTAGGTCTGGAAcattctgtggaagggtcaccggacccaaaaccttaactctgctttctctccacagatgctgccagacctgctgagtttttccaatgacctttgttttggtttttgtttctgatttccagcatttcttggttttttttttgttaaacatcTAGAATGCACTATCtgagaaagtggaggaggctggttcaactgaagcattcagaAAGTAGACAGAATCTAACCTTGGAAAGGGAGAATGTGTAGGGTCACAGAGAGGGCCGGAGCCAAGCAGGAAATGTTTGTTTGAAAAGCTGGTGAGGCTTATGATGGGCAGGTCCTGCTTTGTAACAATACAGCTGTTTgatctgaaggagagaattaggGAGAgcacattttaggaaggaataCAATCAGGAAATTGAGAACAAAGGGACTCTGCAGAAAGCAGGTCATTTTGATTTCGATCAACAGGtataaaagtgagagaaattgaGTCATCATTGCTTTGAATTGATTTCATGTCCTTCCTTTTCTTTAGTGCCTTGGATCAACTTGACCTGCAGAATTACAGGTGAGCACTGGGAAGCTCTGCTTCGATCAGCATCACATTAAATTCCCTGAACTCCTTTTAAAGCGCAAGCAAAGCTACCCCCACACTTTTCCCCATCAGACTCTCTCAGGTCAGGGACGCTGGAAATGAGGATCatatgttgattttgtttttctgctcCTGTCCAGGTTTTTTTGTCACCAGGTGGTCAGTTTCACAAAGGATGCCTTTTCTCAACCGAACCCAGCAGGTAATGGGCAGAGTGAAAGTTAGGTTGTGTTATTGTGGAGCCTGTACCTTGGGGCAGGAGGGAATTTTGAGGGGGGGCattgtcgcactgtcggagggtcagtgctgagggagtgccgcactgtcggagagtcagtgctgagggagcaccgcactgtctgGGGGTTTGGTGATGAAGGAGCGCAGCACTGTCGTGGATgagggggggtcagtgctgagggagtNNNNNNNNNNNNNNNNNNNNNNNNNNNNNNNNNNNNNNNNNNNNNNNNNNNNNNNNNNNNNNNNNNNNNNNNNNNNNNNNNNNNNNNNNNNNNNNNNNNNNNNNNNNNNNNNNNNNNNNNNNNNNNNNNNNNNNNNNNNNNNNNNNNNNNNNNNNNNNNNNNNNNNNNNNNNNNNNNNNNNNNNNNNNNNNNNNNNNNNNNNNNNNNNNNNNNNNNNNNNNNNNNNNNNNNNNNNNNNNNNNNNNNNNNNNNNNNNNNNNNNNNNNNNNNNNNNNNNNNNNNNNNNNNNNNNNNNNNNNNNNNNNNNNNNNNNNNNNNNNNNNNNNNNNNNNNNNNNNNNNNNNNNNNNNNNNNNNNNNNNNNNNNNNNNNNNNNNNNNNNNNNNNNNNNNNNNNNNNNNNNNNNNNNNNNNNNNNNNNNNNNNNNNNNNNNNNNNNNNNNNNNNNNNNNNNNNNNNNNNNNNNNNNNNNNNNNNNNNNNNNNNNNNNNNNNNNNNNNNNNNNNNNNNNNNNNNNNNNNNNNNNNNNNNNNNNNNNNNNNNNNNNNNNNNNNNNNNNNNagggagcgccgcactgtccgGGGGGGTTGGTGCTGACGTAGGACCTCactgtcgggggggggggggcggtcggtgctgagggagtgctgcactgtcgggggGGGGGGTCCACATTTgtgcctccctcctcctcctcccctccccccaccatcccACCCAACATTTATAAATGATGTGCTAGAATAAGGGGCAGTTGAATAGAAATACACAatgctgatttctgggatggaggattgacttatcaagaacatCTTATAATTTTTTCTCCCATGTTACTCTTCTCCAATTGGTTTGTCAGGTCAATGCAGGTTAAAATCGCCCATAACAATTTAAGTGCCCTTCTTACATACCTCCATTATCTTCTGATTAATATTTTGTCTCTTGTTTCTTTTTGACTTCCTTTTAATTGAAGTCTCCCACCAGTATTTAATTTAAAGCCATATCTACAACCCATGGTCCATAATTCGCCAGGACACAGGTGTCAGCAAAGTTCAAGTGAAGCTCTTCCTGTTTCCCCAgagccacaagaatctgtttgtCCCATCCCGATTTGCATGTGGCACAGCTAGTAATCCTGAGATTCACTTTTTCagttctgctttttaatgttGCCTTGAGCTGCTCTCAATCCCTCGGCAGAACCTTTCACCTTGTCCTAACTATGTGGGTAGTAACAATGTTGACCATGACAATTGGATCtcttcccctcccattccaaatttcttatcatctctggagaGCTGACTTGAAACTTGGCTTTGGATGGACAGTGCAGCCTTCCAGACTCTCAGCAGAGGACAGTACAGTCTCCCACTGCATTTCTTTTCTCTTCCCCCACGTATTGCTCTTCTGGACCATGGCTCTTTGGTCAttttggagaaagtaaggactgcagatgctggggatcagagctgaaaatgtgttgctggaaaagcgcagcaggtcaggcagcatccaaggagcaggagaatcgacgtttcgggcatgagcccttcttcaggaatttcctcattcctgaagaagggctcaagcccgaaacatcgattctcctgctccttggatgctgcctgacctgctgcgcttttccagcaacacattttcagctctttggtCATTTTGTTTGTCCTCCCTGCACTATGTCCTTGGTTCCCcccctaggagcaggagtagggcttaagcccgaaacgtcgattctcctgctccttggatgctgcctgacctgctgtgcttttccagcaacacccactcgactaggagtaggccattcggcccatcaagcctgctccaccattcaataagaacatggctgagcTTTTCgtgaactcagctccacttactcacccTCTCATCATAACCTTAATTCCTTACTGTTCAAATTTCtatctttaccttaaaaacattcaacaaggtagcctcaactgcttcactgggcagggaatctgacagattcccaacccaatgggggaagaagttcctcctcaactcagtcctaaacctggTTTGAggctatgacccctagttctagtttcacccaccaatggaaacaatcAGTCTACACAATCTCTCCTCACTAGgtaaccctctcaactctggaatcggaaccctctgcagactttgtgtcctctgcacacCTTCCTCTCCCACTCGTCTTAGTGTCTTCTatgaactttgacacactacacttggtccccaactctaattgatgtaaattgtaaataattgcagtcccaacgaTGATCCctgatcactgctggaaacatGTCTTTGTAATGTCTCTGTTGGGACCTCAAGATCCCCTTCGGTTAATCGGTATTCAGATAATCGTGGTTCCCttgtgttcctttttttaaattacttgctGCATGTGCAAAGCAACCGTCTGTGATTCATGcccaaggatacccaggtccctctgcacagcagtgtgCTACAacttttccccatttaaataatagtccattttgctgttacttctaccaaaatggatgacctcacatttaccaacattgtactccatctgccatgcccaTTCACAAGCTATCTCTAAccctctgcagactttgtgtcctctgcacacCTTCCTCTTCCACTCGTCTTAGTGTCTTCTatgaactttgacacactacacttggtcccTAACTctaattgatgtaaattgtaaataattgcagtcccaacaatgatccctgaggcacaccactggtcactgaccatCAATtggaaaaacacccatttatgcCCACACTTTATTGTCTGTTAGTTAACCAACCCTCTATCCATGGTAATAAATTACCTGTAACGCTATGCacttttatcttatgcagcagccttttgtgcagcaccttgtcgaatgccttttggaaatccagatacacatACTCACCGGTTCCCCCATTGTCCACCGTGCTtgtaatgtcctcaaagaattccagtgaattagttaaacatgacctgcctttcgtCTGCCCATGGGCTAATTTCTATCCAGATATGAAGagagtgtttggtatgctttcctttatttgccaGTGCATGGAGTagaagagttgggaagtcatgttacagtatattagttaggccacttttggaatactgtgtgcaattctgctataggatgatgtgaaacttgaaagggttcagaaattttacaaggatattgccaggattggagggtctgagctatagggagaggctgaacagcatGGGACTGTTtactctggagtgtcagagactgaggagtgaccttgtagaagtttataaaatcatgaggggcatggataaggtaaatagaaaagatcttttccctgaagGGGTGGGGAGTTCCAgaagtggagggcataggtttagtgtgaggggggaaagatttaaaagggacctaagtggcaactttttcatgcagaggttggtacgtgagctgccagaggctggtacaattacatttaaaagacatctggatgggtatatgaataggaagggtttagagggaaatgggccaagtgctggcaggtgggactaggttaatttaggatatctagtcggtaggacaagttggaccgaagggtctgtttccatgctgtacatctgtgatgctgtctcactatttcttccttgTAGATTGAAGCATTTTGCACTTTACAGAAGTTTAGTAACAGACCTGTAGTTACCTCCTTTGTTTtaacatcacatttgctgttttccaatttgctggaacCACCCAAGAGTCCACCGAATGTTGGTAAATTACCATGAGCACCTTTGGTATTTCCCCATTGTTTCTTACATTCCATCAGGATCAGGTGACTTGTCTACCTTTTGccccattagcttgcccagcACTACCTTTCAGTGATAATGATTGCTTCTAGGTCCTCACCTGCCATGCCCGCCTCGTCATCAGTTATCGGCATGTTATTTTGTATCTTCCACTATGAAGAttgacacaaaatacctattcaatacCTCGTCCATTCCTCATTTCCAGTTATTAAATCCCCTCCTCATATTCCAAAGGAACAGTGTTTACATTAGCCACTCTTCCTTGTTTTATATATTTGTCAAAATGTTTGCTATCTATTTACATTCTTAGTTTACTCTCAAATTCTATCTTTCTTTGTAGTTTTCTGTTGATTTTTGAAGATTTCCCAATCCCTTAGTTTCCCACTAACCCTTTTGCCACTTTGTGTGCATGAGCTTTCACTTTGATACCTTCCTTTATTTAATTATCTCTGGCTGGGTATTTCTTTTTCTACagtcct
This genomic interval from Chiloscyllium plagiosum isolate BGI_BamShark_2017 chromosome 40, ASM401019v2, whole genome shotgun sequence contains the following:
- the LOC122542527 gene encoding sorting nexin-24-like, which gives rise to MIQVRIPSIGQGASGDSEKVHTVFRVEVLNNGRKHLVDRRYRDFQALHKKLKKTTKTPDFPSKRGLNRRPKALEQKRSGLEAYLQSLVCECDNWTLSREILDFLNIKHIPVGKSPNTVSALDQLDLQNYRFFCHQVVSFTKDAFSQPNPAGLLPNVIVMGVLQGLYLTEPDSEIHSGAGSPGTMKLHIPGPESFV